The genomic interval ttactAAAAACTTGTTCCATTTTATCCACTCTCCTCACAGAGCCTATATAGTCTTCTTCCCACATAATCAAATCATCTTAATGGTGtctcatgcatcttatcttcaataagagTCACTCCTCTTACCTTATTATGGTCAActacatttctaattttatcatttcttgtataGCCGTAAATCAATAATAACATCTTTCACCTCcattacattcatattttgcacatgttggtgctTGATTGCTAACACTCTAATGTCATTCAACAAAGCTAGTTATATAGTTGTCTCATAAATTTTCCTTTTggctttaattaaatttttatgatcaCATAAAATATAGCACTATTCCATTTTGGCCATCTTGTCTTAATTACATGGGAAACATCCTCATTAATTTCCCCATCTTTTTAgatgattgatccaagatatctaaactgatcttttcttgaaataacttgatttttaagttttacCATAATATCATCCAAACTTGTACTTTTACTAAACTTACGTTCCATATATTTggttttcagtttttttaacttaaaattctTAGACTCTAATGTGTTCCTACACATCTCAAGCTTAGCATTCATGCTTTattttgtctcatccaccaaGCCATCTACAAATGGCATACACCAAGGTAGGTCAACCTGAATATATTTAGCGATTTCATCCATTTCTTGGGCAAAGGAGTAAGGGCTTACTGTAGATTCTTAACATACTCTAATTATAATTGGAAAAGCCTTAGTATCTCTCCACATGTTTTGAGATGTGTTTTTGCTCCAATATGTCTATATATAAGCAGCTGAAACTCCTTtgttctctaaaaccctccataagaCTTCTCCAAAATCTAAGCTTTTCCTAAATCTATAAACATCATATGCAAAtcttttgtttatctctatagCTTCCTATTATGTGTCTTAATAAGCATGCAGTTCCCGTAGTTCAGCTACCAAACATGAAACTACATTGGTTTATAGACAACTTGGTTGCTTTTCTTAATCTTTGTTGTCACTCTCAAAGTTTTGTAGTTGACTCATTAGGTTAATTCCTATATAATTTTCACAACTATGAATATCTCTATTCTTATAAATAGGCACTAAAGTGATCTTCCTTCACTCATTCAATGTCTTTTTTGATTTGAGGATTaccttaaataatttcattaactGAAAAtagccctcttctcccatgcattccCATGTTTCTATTGAGATATTATCTGGTCCAACTGCTTTAccattcttcatcttttttcaatgcttgatttatttcattttgacaTATACATCAATAGAATCTATAATTCCTATCTTCTTTAGAGTTACTAAGATAACCCAACCTGACACTAGTTTCTCCATCTTCATTAAATAACCTAAAGAAATGCTCATCCCGTCTATCCTTGATCACCCCCTCATTTACTGGTATCTTTTTGGTTttgtcttttatgcatttcacttggctcAAATCCCATGTTGTCTTGGCCAAAATATGCcttttagattttcttcattatAGCATTTATGCATAATCTTGTAGCAAactttcttaattttgattctttcttgtatttcttCACTATACCACCAAGGCTCTCTTTGATTCAGGACTTTTTCCTTTGATTCTTCTATAactatttttgtcatattttgaATAGCAGCAGCCATTTCAACCCACATTTGCTAGCTTCTCCTTCTACAGTGTATATTCATTTTCCACAATGGTTCATAAAATTTTGATGAGAACAAAACTGCAACATAAGGTAcagaaaaaacacaaaaacaaaataacaatgCTCTGTAGAGATCTTGCCAAACATAAATCTTTTATGACAAAAGAACTAACCACCGAGCAAGAGCAAAGCTGGTTGATTTGAATTTCACTTTTGTTCACTTCTTGATCACTTCCATTGGCCAAATTGCTCTGCGTGACACCTTGACCATTCTGCTTTGCAGCAGCAACCTTCTTGGAAGCTTCCCGTAGAGCTTCCATTGCCACATTGTACACATATACTGACTCTGCCCCTTCTTCTACAAATTTGATTGTTTCACGGGATAAACTGTTGTGGAAAGCAATAGGAGACTCAAGAGAATTATAAGGCAGCACAAGTGTCCGATCATCCAATAATACCCCACTTTTGGCACTTCTTGTCCATCGATTTAAGATATAAAGTGAGGGAAGTGTAAGAATGTTTGTTACTCTAAAAACTGCTAATATGTGCCTGCAAAGAATACCTGAAAACTCAAACATTTGACAGCCACATCTAGCTTGCTTTTCAAAAATGTTGAATCTAACAAAGTGTGCCTTGTGttcttccccaaaatttgcCACCCGATACATAATCTCAGACCCTGTATCATCAACAATAGTTGTGGGGTAAGCAAGAGTCTCAACAAATTCTTCTTGAAATTTCATGAATATCTTCCTCGTATAAAGGTTGGCTGCTTGTTTTTCCATAGGAGAAGGCGTCTTTAGGACTGGTTCACTGTTTATTGTCTCATGATCTGCGTTTACTTCCTTCTCATACCGACTAGCAATGGCCTTCTCATACTGTTTAATGAACACTTGCATATTTGTCGACGCATTTATGTATCCATCAAAGAATGAGTTCATACTATCACTTGATTGGGTTATTGACATCTCCCCGAAAAAAGTATCACGATGGTAAACCGGAACCCACTGTTGTCTAAGATCGTACATTGAATTAAGCCAATCATTATCTCCAAGGCGGTATCTGTTGAGAGTGGACTCCCAACATGCTTCGAACTCCTCAGTTGTCTCGGTTACATTAACGCACCTCTGGAATTCAGCTTCAAAAGCAGGGTATGACTGATATACATGGGACAATTTCTCTCGGGCTTCTCTAAATACGTTCCATTTGCAAAGCCGGTGGCGGGTCCTTGGAAATACCTGGGCAACGGCAGAACATATAACCCTATCCTGGTCCGTTGTGATAGAGATAGGATGACGACCAGACATTGCCGCAAGCCAAGTTTGGAAAAGCCAAACAAACGAGGACTCCGACTCATTCAGCAGCAGAGCACATCCAAACAATATAGATTGTCCATGGTGATTTAATCCTGTAAATGGGGCAAAAGGAACCCTATACCGATTAGTTCTATATGTTGTATCAAATGTGACTGTGTCACCGAAGTA from Diospyros lotus cultivar Yz01 chromosome 8, ASM1463336v1, whole genome shotgun sequence carries:
- the LOC127807385 gene encoding protein FAR1-RELATED SEQUENCE 5-like isoform X3 translates to MEFEAFNVVESEVLEFEVGSGDDEDTRLDSQHPEEDYQDDYNDVRDDTVRRSSMTGDDSVSSSGRDPNLEPYEGMEFESEQGARIFYNSYARRVGFSTRVSVYQRSRRDGSIICRQIVCSREGFRRGGGESKSRRQRTVTRVGCKAQMTVKKQVSGKWTVTKLVKEHNHELVPPDKVHCLRSHRHVSGPARSLIDTLQAAGMGPSGVMSVLIKESGGVNNVGFTKVDCQNYMSGSRQRTLGAGGHQIFEYLERMRSESPGFFCDIQGLNHHGQSILFGCALLLNESESSFVWLFQTWLAAMSGRHPISITTDQDRVICSAVAQVFPRTRHRLCKWNVFREAREKLSHVYQSYPAFEAEFQRCVNVTETTEEFEACWESTLNRYRLGDNDWLNSMYDLRQQWVPVYHRDTFFGEMSITQSSDSMNSFFDGYINASTNMQVFIKQYEKAIASRYEKEVNADHETINSEPVLKTPSPMEKQAANLYTRKIFMKFQEEFVETLAYPTTIVDDTGSEIMYRVANFGEEHKAHFVRFNIFEKQARCGCQMFEFSGILCRHILAVFRVTNILTLPSLYILNRWTRSAKSGVLLDDRTLVLPYNSLESPIAFHNSLSRETIKFVEEGAESVYVYNVAMEALREASKKVAAAKQNGQGVTQSNLANGSDQEVNKSEIQINQLCSCSVDQDKKIEELTAELGNASQLCEAYRANLLAVLKNMEEQKLKMTVKVQNVRLNLRS
- the LOC127807385 gene encoding protein FAR1-RELATED SEQUENCE 5-like isoform X1 — encoded protein: MEFEAFNVVESEVLEFEVGSGDDEDTRLDSQHPEEDYQDDYNDVRDDTVRRSSMTGDDSVSSSGRDPNLEPYEGMEFESEQGARIFYNSYARRVGFSTRVSVYQRSRRDGSIICRQIVCSREGFRRGGGESKSRRQRTVTRVGCKAQMTVKKQVSGKWTVTKLVKEHNHELVPPDKVHCLRSHRHVSGPARSLIDTLQAAGMGPSGVMSVLIKESGGVNNVGFTKVDCQNYMSGSRQRTLGAGGHQIFEYLERMRSESPGFFCDIQGDLENSSRNIFWANENSRMNYNYFGDTVTFDTTYRTNRYRVPFAPFTGLNHHGQSILFGCALLLNESESSFVWLFQTWLAAMSGRHPISITTDQDRVICSAVAQVFPRTRHRLCKWNVFREAREKLSHVYQSYPAFEAEFQRCVNVTETTEEFEACWESTLNRYRLGDNDWLNSMYDLRQQWVPVYHRDTFFGEMSITQSSDSMNSFFDGYINASTNMQVFIKQYEKAIASRYEKEVNADHETINSEPVLKTPSPMEKQAANLYTRKIFMKFQEEFVETLAYPTTIVDDTGSEIMYRVANFGEEHKAHFVRFNIFEKQARCGCQMFEFSGILCRHILAVFRVTNILTLPSLYILNRWTRSAKSGVLLDDRTLVLPYNSLESPIAFHNSLSRETIKFVEEGAESVYVYNVAMEALREASKKVAAAKQNGQGVTQSNLANGSDQEVNKSEIQINQLCSCSVDQDKKIEELTAELGNASQLCEAYRANLLAVLKNMEEQKLKMTVKVQNVRLNLRS
- the LOC127807385 gene encoding protein FAR1-RELATED SEQUENCE 5-like isoform X2, whose translation is MEFEAFNVVESEVLEFEVGSGDDEDTRLDSQHPEEDYQDDYNDVRDDTVRRSSMTGDDSVSSSGRDPNLEPYEGMEFESEQGARIFYNSYARRVGFSTRVSVYQRSRRDGSIICRQIVCSREGFRRGGGESKSRRQRTVTRVGCKAQMTVKKQVSGKWTVTKLVKEHNHELVPPDKVHCLRSHRHVSGPARSLIDTLQAAGMGPSGVMSVLIKESGGVNNVGFTKVDCQNYMSGSRQRTLGAGGHQIFEYLERMRSESPGFFCDIQGDLENSSRNIFWANENSRMNYNYFGDTVTFDTTYRTNRYRVPFAPFTGLNHHGQSILFGCALLLNESESSFVWLFQTWLAAMSGRHPISITTDQDRVICSAVAQVFPRTRHRLCKWNVFREAREKLSHVYQSYPAFEAEFQRCVNVTETTEEFEACWESTLNRYRLGDNDWLNSMYDLRQQWVPVYHRDTFFGEMSITQSSDSMNSFFDGYINASTNMQVFIKQYEKAIASRYEKEVNADHETINSEPVLKTPSPMEKQAANLYTRKIFMKFQEEFVETLAYPTTIVDDTGSEIMYRVANFGEEHKAHFVRFNIFEKQARCGCQMFEFSGILCRHILAVFRVTNILTLPSLYILNRWTRSAKSGVLLDDRTLVLPYNSLESPIAFHNSLSRETIKFVEEGAESVYVYNVAMEALREASKKVAAAKQNGQGVTQSNLANGSDQEVNKSEIQINQLCSCSVGQIRNYRKQNFKNVAVRQRCPPYPLYKRPSDRSAPSSEFEL